The nucleotide sequence CTGATTTGCAATTACTTGATCGATTTTCTATACCTCGTTGTTTGTATCTTCGTGTAGAATACCCTGAGAATTGTACTCGTCAGCTTGTTATTTTTGCTGATGCGTCAACAAAAGCCTATGCTAGTGTCGTTTATTTTCGTTCAATTgatcaaaatggtcaaataaAAGTTGCGTTTGTATGTTCAAAGGTGCGAGTTGCGCCAGCAAAGAAAACGCTACATATTCATCGTCTTGAACTTATGGCCGCTGAGTTAGCTTCAATTTTGGGGAAGCGTATTGCaggagaattgaaaattgaagcagGGAACGTCTTGTATTTTTCCGATTCTCAGGTAGTACTTTCATGGCTGAAACTAGATCcgctaaaacttgaaatttttgtctgtaatcgtgtgaaaaatattggtaaaaattcgaatttgcaAAACTggtactatgtacctaccaaaGAAAATCCAGCGGATCTAGGTACTCGAGGTATTTCGGCTAATgagttttttgaacaaaatttgttgGTTTTTGGGCCAACATGGctaaataattttgatgaatttgaaaaaataacctcaTGTACATTCGAATTGGTACGTGAGATACCAGAATTAACCAAAGTAGGTATGGCTATTTTTATCAAGGACGAAGTATGCCTACCTATTTTGAGCCATGGTTTATCTTGGTATAAAATTATTTCGGTTGTTGCTTTTGTTCGtagatttatttttagattacGATCTGAACGGCTAAAAACGATAGCCAATCCAAACCGTAAAGATAGGATATGCGATCGTAAGTTGGTAGGTATCAAGCAGGTCCTACCTTTGGTTGTACCATTAGAAACGAGTGAACGCAACGAAGCGTTTATTACTCTAGTTAAACATGTTCAAcgagaacattttcaaattgaaattgagtgCTTATCTTCTAGTGAAGATAGTCACGTAGATAAGAAAAGCAAGTTGTTCAAATTAGCTCCGTTTCTCGATCCAACTGGTATTATGCGAGATGCAGGCCGTTTATCAGCTGCTGCATTATCGTATGAAAGTAAGTTTCCGATTCTGGTTGATGCCAGGTCTAAATTTGTCGAACGCTATATTGAACATTTGCATCGAGCAAATTATCATGCCTCTCGTTTGTATGTATTGAACGTATTTCGTACACGTTTCTATGCAATTGGTAACGTTATTacagttatcaaaaaagtaattcgTAAGTGTGTTTTATGCACACGTATTCGAGGTGAAACTTTGCGCCAATTTATGGCGGATTTGCCAAGGAGTCGAGTTGAAATAGGTAGACCTTTTGCTAAGATAGGTGTTGATTTAACTGGTGCAATCAATGTAAAATGCACTGCACATCGTTCTGGTAAAATAAACAAGGTTTATCTTGCGTTTTTTGTTTGCTTTGTGACACGTGGTGTTCACATAGAGATTGTCGAAGACCTTACGGCTGATGCGTTTTTAAATACTCTCGAACGTTTTATTTATAGGCGCGGATTGCCTAAGGCAATTTATTCGGACAATGCCACGAATTTTATTGGTGTTCGTAGGTTTTTAGAACAGAGCAAACTCGAACGTTTTTTGAGTGAACATTTGGTCGAATGGCATACTATTGCACCTCGCAGTCCTCACCAAGGTGGAATTTGGGAGGCTGCGGTAAAATCTGGTAAGAAAATACTCGAAAAGGCTATTGGTAGccaagttttgaacattttagaaCTCTCAACGATCGCTACAAAAGTAGAGGGTATTTTGAACTCTCGCCCTATATCATATCGACGTGAAAATAGTCTCATTGAACCTATCACACCTGCCCATTTTCTAATTGGTACGGCGTTGATGGAACTTCCGATTGTTGAGGATTCTAGAACTGTTAATTTACGTAATCGTTATCGCTTATGGACAAGCGTTGTAAATACGTTCTGGTCGTTTTGGAGAAAAGATTATCTCAATCACCTTCGTTGTAGATATAAGTGGAAAGTTGAGGAACGTAATGTTGAGATTGATGATGTTGTTCTTTTCCGTTCGAAAACTGAAGGTATTTTTCAATGGCCTATGGCTATAGTCATTGACGTTTTCCCAGACGAGTCAGGTCTTGTTCGAAATGTAGAATTGAGGTTTGCAAATGGAGGTACTCGAAAAACTTCTGTTCAGAATCTTATTTTACTACCTGTTAAGGatgatttgtaaaattttttgtaattctcagatttgtaatttttctcctgattttgtcattttttttcgtaactcGTAATTATGTCAATGTATCATGTAATATGATTAAATTTATGATTGATTTTGTCAATTGTTAACTTGTTGATAACTTTAAGTTGTTtagattaatttaaaaaataaggtgtaccttatttttgagGGGAGGATGTTGATGGGTATTGATGTATTTTGTTCTCGTTTTAGTTGTAAATTCGATTAGTTTGTGGTATCGAGTGCGCCACTGTCGTTGCAACGCACTCTAGCTTGCTAGTTACGATGTCTAGTTCGAATTGTTGTTGTTATGATCGTGTTATTATGTATTTATGCTCGAATTATACAGTCCACTGTTCgtgttgaattatttcaaattttctattcgaatattgaataattatttcgcgaataaataaacaatattctttctcgatatttgtcaacaaatagttacatcccacAAAAagttagtggtacgattgtttttctgcagaagtatcgaaataggcttatctaccactttgaaaagctttacactgtcaaattgcagctgtctctggcatttcataatgttgaagcattcatgaagaagtcactatccctcctcgatcattgatagtgtagttcaacatcatgaaatattatgattggaaacaacgaattctgctcaagcaattttcaagatgtacaactTCACTATCGATAAtcggggagggatagtgacttcttcatgaatgcttcaacattatgaaatgccagagacagctgcaatttgacagtgtaaagcttttcaaagtggtagataagcctatttcgatacttctgcagaaaaacaatcgtaccactaactTTTTgtgggatgtaactatttgttgacaaatatcgagaaagaatatcaacttcagcaggaatttctcaaaacattcaaaagttcagagttgtggttgaacaacagttgaaagctttttactgaatctcaaatcccctgaatcctgtagtcataagctggacacaatctcatgattgtgaacctcgacttctgctcgtgcaattttcatgatgtagaactacattatctatgatcgagaagggatagtgacttcttcatgaatgcttgaacattacgaaatgccagggagtgctgcaatttgaccgtgtaaagcttttcaaagtggttgataaacctatttcgatacttctgcagaaaaacaattgtactgctaacctttgtaggatgtaactatttggtgacaaatatcgagaaagaatatcgacggagtgataaacagatttgatgggtggattgtagattatctgaacttatgtgctgttaaaagcatctgtgttcctttcaattcttgtttctgtcatttcaagcctacttgataatatttcccatattatgtactttgcgtattcatgctctgttttttcgggtttttatcgagacaagcgaatcaaattttcaaaaaatcactctggtccaccattttcacacctttcatgatttcattttgtgaagggtctaccatcaatatgtttatccaaaaatggagcatgggtccaatttttttatcccaacttttttgaaaatttgtcccccaaaaaggggtggggtgttctttggggatatgttttcactcattcagtacacctaatgatactatatcattcagttccatgattgacctcattggggtttttgctttctcggttttcaaggaaaattaaataaatcggtatggcttttacgagacggctttaaggggctggggggcaaactgtgggttaaagtgatgcttgtgatgatctaattcaggaaattgaaagcattttcacacaacatctcaggattagcctgggtctttaagggataatgttcacatgtccatgtttgaaactaaggcaaaactttgatcgcgtttttcaactttttatgtactattttgaaactaagggacctcagaaatggaaagagggttaaaaatcctacACGTATCGaaacctaactgatctagacaacttcactttcaaattatctttatcttggtttcaaaatcagacaagtgcattttcaggttcattttattagtggtggggggtgatggtggaaggatatttttcgaatttttgttactcagtatcatcactacaatttgcCAAATATCCCCCGCCTTTACgatgctgtatatttttgtaacaaaaaacatggattttctcaaaatcaaccctgtggcgtttgtctaactttgtaaccaagctcctcatatgaagtaaaaaaataacgtaaattggTGGTATTATCTATTAATAAATTtagtctttaaaaatttttttctataaccaaagatggcgtatttccatacctatGTACCCGAAGTCCCTTTTGcgggtttcaaccttccaaccccatttgacccctctccagggtcaaaaagtggatttttgggctatttgatgttttttgacgtttaggaaagcctacagcacctctaaattgacctagagggttcaaattttcacagtacgaTGGAAGGATgaacccgaagtgccttttgaaggtttcaaccttccaaccctatttgacctgtttcggggtcaagacaggtttgttaccatattttgtgaaggaggaagaagagagttgggcaaagcccaaggggggtgtagGGGGGACTTCCCCTCAAACACAGGTGAAGCACAGGAgtgaagcgagggtgcgagtagttcaagagctctcaatgtttctggcacaaaaatttggctcttacgcagcggcagactgctacgacttttttcaatttttgggcatcTCGGCTTGGCATTAAATCTAAACTTTGTCAATGAAATACATTTCTAAACAAATTGAACACCTCAAAACCTATAGACACACatgtgagaaaattttacaaaccaCCTACGAAGCTAATTTACACACTGTCATTTTTCAGTCATTGGGCAATCGCGAATTCGACGACGGAATTAACAACCTAGTCGAATACCTGAAACACGTAACAACACCTGTTGTTTGCGCCAATCTGAACATAACCAGCGAAAAACGATTAGATTTGCCCAACTTGAGACCGTCAAAAGTTCTAACagtagaaggaaaaaaaatcggagTTATCGGATACTTGACACCCGAAACAAAagtatggaaaattttaatttatctaGGTATACATATTAATATCATCTCATCACGAGCAAAAATATCACTCGATTGCGAATTTATTCACGCAGGATATTGCGAATACGGAAAATCTGGAAATATTCGAAGAAATACCATACATTCGACGCGAAGCACGACGATTGAAGTCCGAAGGAATCAAAATCATCATCGCATTGGGGCATTCGGGGTTCGACTACGATAAGAAAATAGCCGCCCAGGTAGAACAGGTCAGTGTGGTCGTTGGTGGTCATTCTCATTCATTTTTGTACTCGCCAAAGGGTAGGTTGCATCAATGAAACTGCATCCAGAATGATACGTGATAGATACGACAGTCACTAATCATTTATATCCTCTTTGTTAATAGATGCAAAACCTAGCGTTGAATTGGTCACATCCGAGTATCCGACAATGGTGTTCCAAAAATCGGGGAAAATAGTCCCAGTAGTGCAGGCGTACGCGTATAGTAAATATTTAGGCAGACTGATGGTAGACTTCGATGACGAAGGTAACGTCCTCAGCGCAACCGGAAATCCGCAGATGCTTAATTCAACTATCAGAAAggtaagaatttgaaaatccaatttgaaaaaatcccccctcctcctcctcaacaaacttcgaaattttgaacatttaaaaatctcaatcaCTTAAAACTTTTCATTATATACGACTATACGTATTGTgcaaaaaccatattttttgttctaattgATTCAGAAAAACCAACTTACGTATTAGTCCGGCTTACGGCATATAATATGGAGTAGGTAATCGGatgggacaactttttcttaaaggggatatCCTAAGGAGCATTTTGAAGcgaaattcccccccccccccccaaaaaaaaaatgccaaattaaTTTGACATCCTGGAACGATTCACGAGGAAAGTCAATTTGTGTTGGAGGCACCAGATCTGCTCAAAAACCGTCGAAATCGATTCGCGACGTTGACTTGtcttcagattttcatctcaaGATTCTAtttctttgtaaaaaatatcaaatggaCAGTTCgccattttcgaaaatcccctataaatgagaaaaatcaacttcgtcAGCTCAAAATCGCTCCtccagtgagccaaatttcaccTCAATTGAAGTTTTGTGGTGAAAGGGGAGGGGTAATTACTTAACAAGGGACTATTTTTCACctactaaatttcaaaatatgtttcaacAGATACGGATCTTGACACCGAAATCGCCAAATGGACCAACTCCccttaatttcacattttcgcTTGTCTTCAGAAGTTACCTTGTATGAGAATTCAtcttcgaattaaaaaaaaattcaacaagacgtggaaatttttgagaaatcctTTAGGgatctactgagcggttgaaaatttgcaagtcGCTCATTttcgtacataggtacattgtgtaattgaaattttttcttctcaaatgaTTTGCACAAATtatgcgaaaaaattgaaaaatatcatttttgaaactaatgaaatacttattttgaaatgcagtggttggtatcaattttttggtcattactaccgatttcaaaaaaacaagaagtaggtacctaatgggcaaaaaattataaattttttcgagttttagaAGTTGGCAACAgtggtcaaaaaattggtaccacttCATTCTAAAATGATCCCCCGCAGTTTCAAAGatatatttcgatattttgataCAGTGTTGCCGTTTTAGCGAATTTCAAACGATTCCTAGCGATTTTGGTTCAGGAAAATCGCCAGATATTCTCAATTCACCTATTAGCGAGAAGTCTAGCAATTTTGCACTCCGCTAGCGGTAACTCTAgcttttttcactaaaaacctATTTTATTCCGTTTCAGCTAAAAGTACTTAtcattttacatcataataCCATATTAGTCCcactttttcgataaaaatatatacttaatgaaaacttttcattttttttttgcgaaaaatcattaaaataaatggtcgttttttgcgaaaaaaattccaaaaagcctcaTTTCTTTTCCCAGAATTGCTTTACAGTctcctttttagtttttttcgtcaaaattatcaaaatgtttctttcatgttagaaattgagaaaaagtgtctttcacctattttcaattttaaaaaatctcaaaatcgatttttaacataaaaatgaaaattttttatttcattttttttttcaatttctgacatgaaagaaacattttgataattttaacaaaaaaacgagacttataagtatttttggaagaaaaattaggctttttggaatttttttgcaagaacgacaatttttagtgatttgtggccaaaaaaaatgaaacttttcagcataattttatcgaaaaagtcGAACTATTTTTTGAGATCAACCAGAcgagatttaaatttttagaacggcaacactgattttggaATTACTTCACGTTCACGCGTACCTAATGTTTGGgagaaaattcttttcaaaacacgaaCTTATCAAATTGCTGTACAGTCTCTACTCTCCAAGGACAGTCTTAAATCATGGTTACATTATGTTGATAGCCTCTCATGGATGTCTgtccgtctgtctgtctgtgATGCCATCGTAACGTATAGACGTGTGTTTCCGCGTTCAAGTGCTCTTATCGTGTAATGATAGTAGTGTATTCTAAACTTTTAATGAATAGTGTGAAAACTTTACCAATCTCATAAACTCTTTTATTCGTAAGCCTAATAAGCCATAATGGTAGTACATTTCGTCTATCAGGGTCATAGATATCGTGAAGTGCGGGCTTGTGCTGATGGCACATTCACATACCAATGCTCAACATCAAAGTGTCCAGCTCTCATACACGTTTCACCAAACAAGGTAAACGTCACATCTTCTAATGGAAAGGCCCACCAACATAGAGAAGGGACGCCCCAGAGGACATCCCAGTCTATTAAT is from Planococcus citri chromosome 1, ihPlaCitr1.1, whole genome shotgun sequence and encodes:
- the LOC135837214 gene encoding protein 5NUC-like; its protein translation is MNQFAAYFLLFWAHVYLVVEPVQGTFRLQILHNNDLHARFVETDVYTARCPDECVKQNKCYGGFARMKKAADDARQEAKAQGIPSIFINAGDTFQDIPYYTLYKWQVVSELIDKLGLDVMSLGNREFDDGINNLVEYLKHVTTPVVCANLNITSEKRLDLPNLRPSKVLTVEGKKIGVIGYLTPETKDIANTENLEIFEEIPYIRREARRLKSEGIKIIIALGHSGFDYDKKIAAQVEQVSVVVGGHSHSFLYSPKDAKPSVELVTSEYPTMVFQKSGKIVPVVQAYAYSKYLGRLMVDFDDEGNVLSATGNPQMLNSTIRKIRILTPKSPNGPTPLNFTFSLVFRSYLV